The following proteins are encoded in a genomic region of Vulpes vulpes isolate BD-2025 chromosome X, VulVul3, whole genome shotgun sequence:
- the SUV39H1 gene encoding histone-lysine N-methyltransferase SUV39H1 has protein sequence MAENLKGCSVCCKSSWNQLQDLCRLAKLSCPALGISKRNLYDFEVEYLCDYKKIREQEYYLVKWRGYPDSESTWEPRQNLKCVRILKQFHKDLERELLRRHQRSKPPRHLDPSLANYLVQKAKQRRALRRWEQELNAKRSHLGRITVENEVDLDGPPRAFVYINEYRVGEGITLNQVAVGCECQDCLWAPAGGCCPGASLHKFAYNDQGQVRLRAGLPIYECNSRCRCGYDCPNRVVQKGIRYDLCIFRTDDGRGWGVRTLEKIRKNSFVMEYVGEIITSEEAERRGQIYDRQGATYLFDLDYVEDVYTVDAAYYGNISHFVNHSCDPNLQVYNVFIDNLDERLPRIAFFATRTIRAGEELTFDYNMQVDPVDMESTRMDSNFGLAGLPGSPKKRVRIECKCGTESCRKYLF, from the exons ATGGCGGAAAATTTAAAAG GCTGCAGTGTGTGTTGCAAGTCGTCTTGGAATCAGCTACAGGACCTGTGCCGTCTGGCCAAgctctcctgccctgccctcggCATCTCCAAGAGGAATCTCTATGACTTTGAAGTCGAGTACCTGTGTGATTACAAGAAGATACGC GAACAAGAGTATTACCTGGTAAAATGGCGTGGATACCCAGACTCAGAGAGCACCTGGGAGCCACGGCAGAATCTCAAGTGTGTACGCATTCTCAAGCAGTTCCACAAGGACTTAGAAAGGGAGCTGCTCCGGCGGCACCAGCGATCAAAGCCCCCCCGGCACCTGGACCCAAGCTTGGCCAACTACCTGGTACAGAAAGCCAAGCAGAGGCGGGCGCTCCGGCGCTGGGAGCAGGAGCTCAATGCCAAGCGCAGCCACCTGGGACGCATCACTGTGGAGAACGAGGTGGACCTGGACGGCCCCCCGCGGGCTTTCGTATACATCAATGAGTACCGTGTTGGTGAGGGCATCACCCTCAACCAGGTGGCGGTGGGCTGTGAGTGCCAGGACTGTCTGTGGGCCCCCGCTGGAGGCTGCTGCCCTGGGGCATCGCTGCACAAGTTTGCCTACAATGACCAGGGTCAGGTGCGGCTGCGTGCCGGGCTGCCCATCTACGAGTGCAACTCCCGCTGCCGCTGTGGCTATGACTGCCCCAACCGTGTGGTACAGAAGGGCATCCGCTATGACCTCTGCATCTTCCGCACGGATGACGGGCGTGGCTGGGGCGTCCGTACGCTGGAGAAGATCCGCAAGAACAGTTTCGTCATGGAGTACGTGGGAGAG ATCATTACCTCAGAGGAGGCGGAGCGGCGGGGCCAGATCTACGACCGCCAGGGCGCCACCTACCTCTTCGACCTGGACTACGTGGAGGACGTGTACACCGTGGATGCCGCCTATTATGGCAACATCTCCCATTTTGTCAACCACAGT TGTGACCCCAACCTCCAGGTGTACAACGTCTTCATAGACAACCTTGATGAGCGACTGCCCCGCATCGCTTTCTTTGCCACAAGAACCATCCGGGCAGGCGAGGAGCTCACCTTTGATTACAACATGCAAG TGGACCCCGTGGACATGGAGAGCACCCGCATGGACTCCAACTTTGGCCTGGCcgggctccccggctcccccaAGAAGCGGGTCCGTATTGAATGCAAgtgtgggactgaatcctgccGCAAATACCTCTTCTAG